A segment of the Manis javanica isolate MJ-LG chromosome 10, MJ_LKY, whole genome shotgun sequence genome:
cagattcaaaaagacatacgcacccctacgtttatcgcagcactatttacaatagcagagaaatggaagcagcctaagtgtccatcagtagatgaatggataaagaagaggtggtacatatacacaatggaatactattcagccataagaaagaaacaaatcctaccatttgcaacaacatggatggagctggaggatattatgctcagtgaaataagccaggcggagaaagacaagtaccaaaagatttctctcatttgtggagtataacaatgaagcaaaactgaaagaacaaaacagcagactcacagactccaggaagggactagtggttaccaaaggggagggctgtgggagggccagtggggagagagggagaaggggattcaggggtattatgtttagtacacatggtgtggggggttatggggaagacagtgtgtaacagagaaggcaaatagtgaatctgtggcatcttactacactgatggacagtgactacaatggggtataggtggggacttgataatatgggtgaatgtagtaaccacatttttttcatgtgatacattcacaagagtgtatatcaataataccttaataaaaaataaaaataaatttgttaggCAGGTAGATCTCACCTTGAGTGTTCttatcacacacatacaaaaaactaAAACAGTAACACAAGGAAATTTTTGAAACAATGGGCGTTTATTACCTTGTGGCTATGGTAATAAGAGTGTATATGTATGTCCAAACTCAACAAACTGTGTATCTTAATTATGTGCAGTTTTTATATACCAATTACACTTCAGTaaagcagagggaagaaagaaaccaTGGGCATGTACAGTAATGGTGAACGCTGAGCAAGTGGTGAGCTGATAAACGCTGAACAGCAAACTCTCCTGATGGGAAAAGCCCTGGCTTAGTACATTTGCCAATGTCTGTGGTGTAAATATTGCCACTACAGCCAATTCAAGCTACCAACGGGACATCCCTGAAAGCAGAATTGGGAAGATATGAGCACAATTGGCTCTCATGTAGCTAGACAGCCccagcagagccctgggaggGGATACAGGTAGGGCACTGACAGCACCTTCTACAGGTACAGCCAGAGCACTCTGCCACAGTCATAGAATCTCAGGATTTTATGTCACTTTTATATTCTATTCTGTGATATGTCAAGGGTGAACATCTGACCATGAAAAAATGGAATTACTCTCCACATCTTTGAATAGTTTCCTATTCTAGGAAGGCATggcttgtttattatttttacatcacCTCTCCCTCATCCACCCATCCCCACCACCCTGCCATGCACCTCCTGGAGCAATGAAAACCTATTTAAAAGCCAGACTCCAAGATTCCCTCCATTTGGTTAACCCAACAGGAATTTGGTCAATCTCTTATTTTGCCTAGCCAGcaccatttcctcttcttctaatatagcacttcattttcctttaagCAACCATCCTTTACCCCATCCTGAGTCCTCAGTCCTTATTTCCTGGTTCTAACAATTAGCATATGACAAAGGTCTGGTCAATGAGAGCATTCCAGACTTTTCCACTATTCTGAAGATACTCCCAGACTTTTTAATTACTGTCCATGAGCCCctaaaatctctttttttttacttaagtcACTGATTTGGGTTTTCAGTCACTTGTAACCAAGACTGCTAGCTGATTCAAAGATCTGAGATGAACTGAGTTAGACTGTAGTACACACACATCCTTCCAGCTTTCTCTCCTTGGCTCTCAATAGAGTTCAGTGTAGACATAGGAATAGTTTATTGGGGCTCTGCCTTCATGGGGGCTGAGGAACACTCCCAGGCAGAACCAGTTTGAGTAGGTAGCCCAAGGCACAAAGGGGTCACTTCAGGATCCGGATGCTCATTTTCTGCTCGATGTTCATCTTCTCTAAGGACTGGGGGGAGATGTGTGGGGTCAGAAGGTTTGCCTCCCAACCCTGTAAGCTTCCAACCTCCTCTCGCATCCCCAAGACCCCACCACTCCCTGGCCAACCCTGTCTTTCTGCTTTCTCCTTCCAACTTCATCTCCCATGTCCATCTGTCCCAGGGACTCCTGATCTCAACTCCCAGGGCCACAGGGCATTCTGACCTTGGCGAACTCCAGGAAGGACACAGCCCCATCTCCATCTTCATCGGCTTCCTGCACTGTGCGGTCAGCAATGCTCTCCAACTGCTCTTCAGTCACCTGTACCCCAACCATCAGCCGGAGCACCTGAGAAGTGAGGGGAAGAGGCAGCCATAAAGAGAAGGCACGGAGGCCCCTGGCACCATGCGCCAAACCTTGCACACATCACCCCAAAAGTTATTAACCAATTTCTTAATCTAGCCCTCATCCATTTTCACCCCATCTATCCCTTCCTAGCACATCCCCCAGAAATGTCCCCCCACACCTCTCTATTCAACCCCTTGCCTGTCTCTCACTTTCTCACACTCACCTCAAGCACACACCCAGCTCATTACCCCAAACTCTATGACCCAGGCCCCATCCTCCTCCACCTCATTCCTACCTCACCCTCCCGCTATTCCCAGTTCCACTGCCACTTCATCACAACACTGATCCCAGAGTTTCTCAGTCTCAGCATTACTGACATCTGGGGCCAGATCACTCCTTGCTGTGGGGATATGAGGCTGTTCTGTGCACTGTAAGGTCTTTAGCAGCATTCTCGACCTCcacctactagatgccagtatACTATCCTCCTCCCTGAGCCGTGACAACCAAAAACATCTCTAGATATTGCCACTGTTATTCAGGAGGCAAATCACCCCCAGTGGAGAGCCACTGACCTCTTCCCAGCCTCATACCCAAATGTGCTCCACCCCATTTCCCATGCATCCCCTGATCATCTGCACCCCCTCCATAATCACCCACCCCATCCACCACAACCCTTCCATTACACCACCCACCCTACACTCCACGCATCTCTTGCTCTTGTGTTCTTCTGACCTGTAACATCTCATGCCTGGAGATCTTTCCATCTCGATCCAGGTCGTAGAGCTGAAATGCAACTGGAAGAGATTGAGGGAAAGGAAGGTGAGTCCTTGGTTTCTCTTCCAGAAGGTCATCCTGGAGGAGTGATATCATCAATAGGCTTGCTAAAGTACTGGGGGGTGTCTGGGGCCTCTCACTGACGTGGTAAATTTAGGGTCTCACTGCAGTGGTCCCCCAAACTCACAGCGAAGTTTGTTCATTCTGCTGTTGAGGGGTTCAGGTTCCTTGGGGTCCCGGATTCCTGCGTCCTCATCATCTACAGGTCGAAAATGCGCCAGGACTCTGACAAAGCCCGGGAAATCCACTCGCAGACTCCTGCCAGCGGTGGGGTGGAACGGAGGCGCGGGTCACCTcggccctccctctgcctccgtCCCTGATGTTTCCCCCTaaaacccaccaccaccaccacacgcacttcccctccacccccatcccccgcGACGCCTCACCCATCAGGGAAGAAGCTGTCTATAATGCGGTCTCCCAGGGGGTTCACGGCCAGCGCCCCAATCTCCTGCAGATCGGAGCGGCTGTAAAGTCACAGTTTCAAGGGGGTAAGGCAAAGACTGCACGTGGATGGTCAAAGAGGAGAACGGGGTCAGAGACACAGAGGCGGGAGGTCGTAAGGTCAGCGCCCCCTCACCTCAGGTAGCCCTTCTTATTCCCGTCCAGCGCCCGAAACCGGTGGTAGAGGCGGACCAGACTGGCCTGCGAGACTGCGGGGCGGAGGGCAGAAGGCTGAGGCCGCCGGGGATGCTCCGGATGCGGCCGGCCCGAGCGGCGGGACGCGCGCTCCGGGCAGAAACCCTCCGCCGGCTGCCCCGGAGGACTGGGGCTTGTTGGAGGGGGCGTGCACCGCGGCCGGGGGCTGAGCTGGAGAGCTTGGAGGGGGCGTGCGAGACCCGGGGAGGCTCGCTGGGTCCCAGCGCACCCCTCGGGAGACCAAAGGATAAAGCCAGCCCCCTCCATCAGTCACCGGCTCTGCCGTCAGTCCCGGTCCGGCTCGAGGACACCTCGGTGCCTGGATTCAGCTGGCCCTCCAGCCCGGGAACCAGGACCCGCCGCCAACCTGGACGCCGGGCCAAGCGCTGCGATGCCGGACGCTGGGGTCTCCTAGGCTCCCGTCCCTCAACCCAACAGCCTCCTGAGGGCCGCCCGCGCCGGACTCACGAAgtcaagccccccccccccccccccccgccccgggGCCCAGCCGCCGACGCTGGGTCTAGCCGCGCGCGCCCTCCGGCGGAGCCCGGCCGCCCACTCACAGCCCGTCTCCCGCCGGATGCTGTCCACGTCGGGGATCCGCGCGGCGTGGGAGCTGCGCGAGCCCATGGCGGAGCAGGAGCCGAACCGGCGCTCTCCTCCCGCTTCCCGGGCGCGGCCGCCCCAGCGGCCCCGGGGCCGAAGGCCACAGGCCTAGCAGGAAGTCAGGCTCGGGAACCCCGCGGTTCCTCAACCCGGGCGAAGAGAAAACAATGCGCAAGGTGCGGGGTCAGAGGGGCGGTGCGCACCGGCTGTTCCAGCCGGAGGTGCTAAAGCCGGCGCGGCGCGGGGAGAGGCTGGGCGAGGCCAGGGCCCCGCCTGCCCCACGCCCTCTTCGGTCCGCGTTCTCACGCTCTgcccagccctcccagccccGGGGCTCTCCCTGGTTCCCGCTGAGTAAGGCTGCGAAGGCCCGACCTTCTTCATCGGGAGCCGAAACCAGTCCCTGGACGGGGGTAGTAGGTGGGAGGGGAGTTGGACGCCTGCGTCCCAATCTGGGAATGGCCCCGCCtgggccccctccccagcccgccGGCCGGGAGGGAGATGCCTTGAAGGACTCCTCAAGAGGGGTGAAGTGAGGGGCCTCGGGAGGATGCGGAGAGTGGGGCTGAGTCCGGGGAAAGAGCACTGAATTTGGAGGACTTGGCCCGGAATCCCAGCGGTGCAGCTAACTCCCAAGAAGTGCAGTGTATCTGGGTTCCATCTCTTTTGTTTGGCCCACGTGGCCGTTATGCTGTTGTTTGAGTCAGTGCTTAAATCAGGAGATTTAATAAAAAATCGAGATTCGCAGCGGTCTGACAAGTCAGAAGTGTGACACCACTAGGCCCGTGTTCCTGCCTGACACCGCTGGAGCAGCCGCCGTGTAAAAGGCCCATTGTGGGTTGTCGCTTGCCACAATCCCCACCCAGCCCAAGTCACTCCCTTCTGTGCCACCCACGCTGCTGCTAGAAGCTCCAAACTGGGAATGTTTTAGATCTATGACCAGCCCTCAAGCAACAAGGGAATCCACAGCATGAGAGAGGGTTACATACATTACTGTGACCAAGCTTaacataataataacaacaagGGCTCTCATTCCCCCCTTATCCCCCAGCACTCACCACGCATGTCAAGCACTTGGCCAAACACTTTACGCTCATTATCTCACACACTCCTCACAGCACCTGCCAGACTGCCTTCTTTTGGCTTTTATGGGGTGGAAGCTGCCAGATGGGGCGGCCTATGAACTATTGTAAAGCGTGTATCCTCTGTGGGGGCCAAAAGCCTtattctctttatatatatagtgCAGATACCCACACAGCACGTAAATAGATATGTAGTATGTTTATGGTAATAACATTTCATGGGGGAAGGGTGATTAacgaaaaaagtttaaaaacactcTTAAGTGGGGGTAATGATGTAAACAGGAGTGAGAGACTCAGTTGTAAAGGAACAAGCACCACAGGTGTCCACTTTTGAATCTATCATTACCCCCACTTATGCCATCataatcacacatacacacagatttcCCATGGGGAAAAAATGCAAGGCGCTCATTACAAGGATTCAAGTTCATACCCACTCTGGTGAGAGAGAAGCTGAAGAAACAAGTTGATGTTCCAGTCGGAGCTGCCAGGCAGAGGCTTGCATCAGATAAGCCTCGAAAATATTGATGGAAAGAGTGCTTGCTTCTCTTGCAGATACCCCAAGGATTAAACAACTAGCATACGGAATGCTTAATTCCCTCGCAGACGCCGCCAAGGACTAAAGCATGTGGGGAAACCACACTTCTCCCTATTGAGGCCCAGCAACCACTCCAGTGCTTAGCTGTGCGTCAGGCTGTTAAGTGTACTTTGGGTTAGGTTCTGAACCCAGAGGGGATTAGAGTACCTGGGAGGCTGAAATAATCACTTTAGGCCAGTTTGGGAGGCTCATCTTGAAAAGAGTATCTCCAGCCTTAATCTCTGAGTCAGCGCTACACTCAAGTAAACTAGGCCAGAGAGTAATTAACAACTTCCATCCACCCACCACCCCAAGCCTTCAGGAAAACCCTATGCCAGAACCCATTCCTGCTTCAGGCACACAAGGAGGCTGTAGATCAACTTCGCAATACTCACGGCCCGCATCTTTTCAAGGCATTTAAATGGGAGGTGCTTTGGAGAGAATTTCATCTACAGAATCTGTTGCACTGCATTCAGGTTGaaagtttgttttctgtttttaagctCTGTAAAGGTTGCTAGCCATTCTCGATATAGCAAAACTGAGAAGATTCAAGTGGAAAAATGCAGATGCAAGAATAGTCAGGAAAATCTAGAACTCCaataactcaataacaaaaagagaacccaattttgaaatgacaaaaaaaaagaacctgaatagcaTTTCTCCTAAGATAggcaaatggctaataagcacgttaaaaaggtgctcaacatcacagtcatcagggaaatgcaaatgaaaccacaaggagataccacttcatacctgCTAGACTgactagaatttaaaaacaaaacaaaacaatggaagaTAACAAAtcttggctaggatgtggagaaattggaactctcacacactgctggtagaaatgcaaaatggtgcagctgctgtggaaaacagtttggagacTTCTCGGtaaattaaacagaattaccatatgagcaattccactcttaggtatctacccaaaagaattgaaaacaggtattcaaagaaaaatgtgtacatgaatgttcagcagcattattcacaatagctaccagggtggaaacaacccaatgtctactgatgaatggataaagaaaacgtaACagagccatacaatggaatattattcagccataaaaagaaataaagtactgATACGCCACAACATAGATAAACCTTGAAACcactatgctaagtaaaataaatcagtcacaaaagaccacatattgtatgattccacttattatGAAGGGatcaaaataggcaaatctacaaAGACGGAAAGATTAGGGGTTGCTTTATGCTCGGGGAAACGGGAAAGGGTGTTACAGCTGAAGGGTACAAGGTTTATTTTGTAGGTGATAGGTGAttcaaatgttctaaaatttactGTGCTGATGGttgcacatatctgtgaatatactaaatctactgaattgtacactgtAAAGGGTGAATTGTAtgctatgtgaattatatctcaataaagccgttaaaaaattaattttttttaaaaaagaaaaactgaatagcCAGGAAAGCTCTGGAAAGTAATGAGAGTGAACTAGCtctaatggatttttaaatatattataaaggtaAAATAAGCTATGTGGTAATATTGCAGGAATAGACAGAGAAGGAACAGACCAGAAAGTCAGAAACAGACCcaaaacatttggaaatttgGCATGTGATAAACGTGACATTTCAAATCAGTGGGGAAAATGTGGATTTCTCAATGTCATC
Coding sequences within it:
- the CHP2 gene encoding calcineurin B homologous protein 2 isoform X5, which codes for MGSRSSHAARIPDVDSIRRETGFSQASLVRLYHRFRALDGNKKGYLSRSDLQEIGALAVNPLGDRIIDSFFPDGSLRVDFPGFVRVLAHFRPVDDEDAGIRDPKEPEPLNSRMNKLRFAFQLYDLDRDGKISRHEMLQVLRLMVGVQVTEEQLESIADRTVQEADEDGDGAVSFLEFAKSLEKMNIEQKMSIRILK
- the CHP2 gene encoding calcineurin B homologous protein 2 isoform X3, encoding MGSRSSHAARIPDVDSIRRETGFSQASLVRLYHRFRALDGNKKGYLSRSDLQEIGALAVNPLGDRIIDSFFPDGSLRVDFPGFVRVLAHFRPVDDEDAGIRDPKEPEPLNSRMNKLRFAFQLYDLDRDGKISRHEMLQVLRLMVGVQVTEEQLESIADRTVQEADEDGDGAVSFLEFAKLWISCSSARHVVFLEDPGGRSSPARDMPFSGQDGKQRSCRKPGHVSAWTWRMPCWLGCLCPKQATFQPNGKGCYPPKASVLLTPSQHLLLREPDEQPVKFRECWIREAEALVVKWNDRE
- the CHP2 gene encoding calcineurin B homologous protein 2 isoform X1; its protein translation is MEGAGFILWSPEGCAGTQRASPGLARPLQALQLSPRPRCTPPPTSPSPPGQPAEGFCPERASRRSGRPHPEHPRRPQPSALRPAVSQASLVRLYHRFRALDGNKKGYLSRSDLQEIGALAVNPLGDRIIDSFFPDGSLRVDFPGFVRVLAHFRPVDDEDAGIRDPKEPEPLNSRMNKLRFAFQLYDLDRDGKISRHEMLQVLRLMVGVQVTEEQLESIADRTVQEADEDGDGAVSFLEFAKLWISCSSARHVVFLEDPGGRSSPARDMPFSGQDGKQRSCRKPGHVSAWTWRMPCWLGCLCPKQATFQPNGKGCYPPKASVLLTPSQHLLLREPDEQPVKFRECWIREAEALVVKWNDRE
- the CHP2 gene encoding calcineurin B homologous protein 2 isoform X4, whose product is MEGAGFILWSPEGCAGTQRASPGLARPLQALQLSPRPRCTPPPTSPSPPGQPAEGFCPERASRRSGRPHPEHPRRPQPSALRPAVSQASLVRLYHRFRALDGNKKGYLSRSDLQEIGALAVNPLGDRIIDSFFPDGSLRVDFPGFVRVLAHFRPVDDEDAGIRDPKEPEPLNSRMNKLRFAFQLYDLDRDGKISRHEMLQVLRLMVGVQVTEEQLESIADRTVQEADEDGDGAVSFLEFAKSLEKMNIEQKMSIRILK
- the CHP2 gene encoding calcineurin B homologous protein 2 isoform X2; its protein translation is MEGAGFILWSPEGCAGTQRASPGLARPLQALQLSPRPRCTPPPTSPSPPGQPAEGFCPERASRRSGRPHPEHPRRPQPSALRPAVSQASLVRLYHRFRALDGNKKGYLSRSDLQEIGALAVNPLGDRIIDSFFPDGSLRVDFPGFVRVLAHFRPVDDEDAGIRDPKEPEPLNSRMNKLRFAFQLYDLDRDGKISRHEMLQVLRLMVGVQVTEEQLESIADRTVQEADEDGDGAVSFLEFAKLWISCSSARHVVFLEDPGGRSSPARDMPFSGQDGKQRSCRKPGHVSAWTWRMPCWLGCLCPKQATFQPNGVTPQKPLCS